Within Chloroflexota bacterium, the genomic segment ACTTGACCGCACCTATCTCAATGATGCGGTCCTTTTCCGGATCAAGCCCGGTAGTCTCCAGGTCGAGCGAGACACATGTCTGGCTAATCATAGGCCCCCGAACATCTCATCATTCTTCAATTAGATATAGGCCTAGCCCGAAAATGGGGAGCCTACCCAGCGAGGCAAATGCGAGAGGAGATTCTCAAAAATCCAGGTGTAGAAATAGATCTCGATAATGGCGCGGGGCAGCCGGCCCACGAAGGTGAAGAAAAGGAACTTGGTCAGCGACAATTTCAGCGATCCGGCAGCAATCCCAACGAAGTCAAAAACGAAAAGGGGCAGAAAGGCAAAGGTGACAACACTAAGCCAACCATGACGCTTCATCCAGCCCTCCGCCGCCCTGTATCTCTGAAAACGCTCCAAATGGAATAGACGCCGCCCCCCGTAGCCCACGTAATAGCTGGTCACTTCTCCCAGCGTGCTGCCCACAGCGGCTACCAACGCCACCAGGAGCGGATTGCCAACCGCAGCGACAACCACATTCAGCG encodes:
- a CDS encoding VTT domain-containing protein, whose product is MKAGEFIVEIQEAVPQITPRRVKALLALIGISFAFLALLVVLVHFLPPIQLTELRRYGYLGVFLANLLPSLSVVVPVHFFFPGQALNVVVAAVGNPLLVALVAAVGSTLGEVTSYYVGYGGRRLFHLERFQRYRAAEGWMKRHGWLSVVTFAFLPLFVFDFVGIAAGSLKLSLTKFLFFTFVGRLPRAIIEIYFYTWIFENLLSHLPRWVGSPFSG